A window of the Cucurbita pepo subsp. pepo cultivar mu-cu-16 chromosome LG01, ASM280686v2, whole genome shotgun sequence genome harbors these coding sequences:
- the LOC111801312 gene encoding REF/SRPP-like protein At1g67360 isoform X3: MENERQNLELKHLGFVRIAVIQTIVCVTNLYDYAKQNSGPLRSAVESVESAVNTVVAPAYEKLRIAPDDVLVFLDEKVDKATNEFDKRAPPLAKQAVQITQHCIQKAAGTGQELVNEFQTSGPRAAFYYAANGYKQLVLTQGVKVWACLNRLPSFHKFADMAVPTAAQWLERYNCKVKDMRQKGYHVFDYCPEVPLSEIAEAFKQGEAKKKEAPPTTPEQAPPKNNPGSDSDSESESESESVSVPN, from the exons ATGGAGAACGAAAGGCAGAATCTAGAGCTGAAACATCTAGGTTTTGTTAGGATCGCTGTGATTCAGACGATTGTATGTGTTACGAATCTGTATGATTACGCGAAGCAGAACTCCGGACCTCTGAGATCTGCGGTTGAAAGTGTGGAGAGCGCTGTTAACACAGTTGTAGCTCCTGCCTACGAGAAGCTCCGAATCGCACCTGatgatgttcttgtttttcttgacGAGAAg GTTGACAAAGCGACAAATGAATTTGATAAGCGTGCCCCTCCTCTGGCGAAACAAGCCGTTCAAATTACGCAGCATTGTATCCAAAAAGCTGCTGGAACTGGGCAAGAACTTGTGAATGAGTTTCAAACGAGCGGACCACGCGCAGCGTTTTACTATGCAGCGAACGGGTACAAGCAGTTGGTTCTAACCCAAGGAGTGAAGGTTTGGGCATGTCTCAACCGGCTTCCATCGTTCCACAAGTTCGCAGACATGGCAGTGCCAACTGCGGCTCAGTGGTTGGAGAGGTACAACTGCAAGGTGAAAGATATGAGGCAGAAGGGCTACCACGTCTTTGACTATTGTCCTGAAGTTCCTCTGAGTGAGATAGCTGAGGCATTTAAGCAGGGCGAGGccaagaagaaagaagcacCTCCAACTACTCCTGAACAAGCTCCACCGAAGAACAATCCGGGTTCAGATTCCGATTCTGAATCCGAATCCGAATCCGAGTCGGTTTCGGTTCCAAACTAG
- the LOC111789870 gene encoding uncharacterized protein LOC111789870 codes for MKFIMEFAENLVLRLMEDPKERDRKFREHVYAVKDRCQKTKEMWSYPIRPYGFWTFERHNCQLRWDAQISQVPGRRDPYDDLLTDINNNSK; via the coding sequence ATGAAGTTCATCATGGAGTTTGCTGAGAATTTGGTACTAAGACTTATGGAGGATCCAAAAGAGAGGGATCGGAAGTTCCGAGAGCACGTGTACGCGGTGAAGGATCGATGCCAAAAGACGAAGGAGATGTGGAGCTATCCAATCCGTCCTTACGGATTTTGGACATTTGAGCGCCACAATTGTCAGCTGCGGTGGGACGCACAAATCAGCCAGGTTCCTGGTAGGAGGGATCCTTACGATGATTTGCTTACGGACATCAACAATAACTCCAAGTGA
- the LOC111780419 gene encoding F-box protein At1g67340-like, giving the protein MRTRRGLCYPRLQSPFFSDNRVRKRTHDAAAAAADHHFCRKRNKPSPGIKTPTSDLFDSLPDDLVISILSKLSSAASSPSEFIXFFFFFFFFFFFFFFFFFSNFGFRCKRLNSLGLNPVVLSRASLKIFAISGRNWTESAHRFLKQCSDAGNVEACYTLGMIRFYCLQNRGSGASLMAKAAIYSHAPALYSLAVIQFNGSGGSKNDKNLRAGVALCARAAFLGHIDALRELGHCLQDGYGVRQNITEGRRFLVQANARELAAVLSSEAGSSVTASRTCLTWNPHPHHRHVTGSACPLLSDFGCNIPAPEAHPASQFLAEWFAARGGSPGDGLRLCSHVGCGRPETRRHEFRRCSVCGAVNYCSRACQALDWKLRHKMDCVPVERWLDDNGDGGADGVDDMMDES; this is encoded by the exons ATGAGAACTCGAAGAGGCCTCTGTTATCCTCGTCTTCAATCCCCCTTCTTTTCCGACAACCGTGTTCGAAAAAGAACACACgatgccgccgccgccgccgccgaccACCACTTCTGCCGTAAGAGGAACAAGCCCTCTCCCGGCATCAAAACACCCACTTCCGATTTGTTCGATTCCTTGCCGGACGACCTCGTCATTTCTATTCTCTCTAAACTCAGCTCCGCCGCTTCCTCTCCCTCCGAGTTCATCAANttttttttttttttttttttttttttttttttttttttttttttttttttttctaattttgggTTCAGATGCAAAAGATTAAACAGTTTAGGACTTAATCCCGTTGTATTATCAAGAGCTTCACTGAAGATTTTTGCAATTAGCGGTCGGAACTGGACGGAATCGGCTCACCGGTTTCTGAAACAGTGCTCCGACGCCGGCAACGTCGAGGCCTGTTATACTCTCGGCATG ATTCGTTTCTACTGTTTGCAAAATCGAGGAAGTGGGGCTTCTCTAATGGCCAAGGCGGCGATTTATTCCCACGCGCCGGCGCTTTACTCACTCGCCGTCATTCAGTTCAACGGCAGTGGTGGCTCCAAAAATGACAAGAATCTCCGTGCCGGAGTTGCTCTTTGCGCACGTGCCGCTTTCCTCGGCCACATCGATGCCCTTAGGGAACTTGGTCATTGTCTCCAAGACGGTTACGGTGTTCGTCAGAACATAACGGAGGGTCGTCGGTTTCTTGTTCAGGCTAACGCGCGTGAACTCGCCGCCGTGCTTTCGTCGGAGGCGGGGTCGTCCGTTACCGCATCGCGTACGTGTCTGACGTGGAATCCTCATCCTCACCACCGTCACGTGACGGGTTCGGCATGTCCGTTGTTAAGCGATTTTGGTTGTAATATTCCGGCGCCTGAGGCTCATCCAGCGAGTCAGTTTTTGGCGGAGTGGTTCGCGGCACGTGGGGGGTCGCCGGGGGATGGTTTGAGACTATGTTCGCACGTGGGGTGTGGACGACCAGAGACGAGACGGCATGAGTTTCGTCGATGTTCCGTTTGTGGTGCCGTTAACTACTGCTCACGTGCGTGTCAAGCGTTGGATTGGAAACTCCGCCACAAGATGGATTGCGTTCCTGTGGAACGTTGGCTTGATGATAACGGTGACGGTGGGGCCGATGGGGTTGATGATATGATGGacgaaagttaa